One Drosophila subobscura isolate 14011-0131.10 chromosome U, UCBerk_Dsub_1.0, whole genome shotgun sequence DNA window includes the following coding sequences:
- the LOC117900388 gene encoding uncharacterized protein LOC117900388, whose product MKLLLIILLASTSYQLVDAVLPKPHINRQSNKDLPPNNKHISDDPIIEALRQRIYQKIETVKWKGHLKSWVDVGVHMLSGPISRINEAVISMGYDPTYEQVMAKTRQLIWEKSHRAMDIVWGKLSWLLGVLHAKILTTLEQKKKQNLDHMEVLEEPEKLDVQYKDYEVYMRESRK is encoded by the exons ATGAAACTTTTGTTGATAATTCTTCTGGCAAGTACAAGTTACC AGTTGGTTGACGCGGTGCTGCCCAAACCCCACATCAACCGACAATCCAACAAGGATCTACCACCCAATAATAAACACATTTCGGATGATCCCATTATCGAGGCTTTACGACAGAGAATCTACCAAAAGATCGAAACGGTCAAGTGGAAGGGTCACCTAAAGTCCTGGGTGGATGTCGGGGTTCATATGCTGAGTGGGCCCATTTCGAGAATTAATGAAGCAGTCATTTCCATGGGATACGATCCCACATATGAGCAGGTAATGGCCAAAACGCGGCAGTTGATATGGGAGAAGAGCCATAGGGCCATGGATATAGTGTGGGGAAAGCTTTCATGGCTTCTAGGGGTCCTTCATGCCAAGATATTGACTACCCTGGAGCAAAAAAAG AAGCAAAATTTGGATCACATGGAAGTACTTGAGGAACCGGAAAAATTGGATGTACAGTATAAGGACTATGAAGTGTATATGAGAGAATCCCGAAAGTAA
- the LOC117900387 gene encoding uncharacterized protein LOC117900387 — MIVVAVLPVILLIFLGLPIHGEQPVEPLRQLDDLVTTRIKEALRKDANSSIAGVLEPYKNLQEAAGWPFAQLDEKIKAYNSYKSYKDSTTGENITDPNELFNVAPRKVDKRFRKKVLRILKRLGIYDPFGKRVWKAIFSDEQKLKRLKKKLDAIKDSNEDDSDDADNLWDFIFSFWH, encoded by the coding sequence ATGATTGTGGTTGCTGTTTTACCGGTAATCTTACTCATCTTTCTGGGACTTCCCATCCATGGAGAGCAGCCTGTAGAGCCGCTCCGGCAGCTAGATGATCTTGTGACAACCAGGATCAAAGAGGCTCTCAGAAAGGATGCCAATTCCAGCATAGCAGGAGTCCTTGAACCCTATAAGAATCTACAGGAGGCTGCCGGCTGGCCGTTCGCACAATTAGATGAAAAAATCAAAGCGTACAACAGCTATAAATCCTACAAGGACTCAACTACTGGAGAAAACATCACCGATCCGAACGAATTATTCAATGTGGCTCCACGCAAAGTAGACAAACGTTTCCGAAAGAAAGTTCTAAGGATACTAAAACGTCTGGGTATCTATGATCCATTTGGGAAGCGCGTCTGGAAGGCCATCTTCAGTGATGAGCAAAAGCTAAAGaggctcaaaaaaaaactggaTGCCATCAAGGATTCGAATGAAGATGATTCGGATGACGCTGACAACTTGTGGGACTTTATCTTTAGTTTCTGGCATTGA